The Maridesulfovibrio sp. genomic sequence CGGGGATTCCATCTGACTTGTCGCAACTTTTTCAGCCGGCATATGATGCCGGGGCGCGTATCCATTCAAACAGCTGGGGAACTGCCGGCGCTGGAGAGTATGACAGTGAAAGTGTCTCCGTTGACCGGTTCATGTGGGACAACAAGGATTTCTTAGTGCTCTATGCTGTAGGTAATGCCGGGTATGATAAGGATATGGACGGGGTTATAGATCCTTACTGCATTGATTCCCCGGCTACAGCCAAGAACTGTCTCTCTGTTGGAGCTTCAGAGTCCTACCGCAAAGGGGCCGGTGAGGGATTTTTCTCTGTCGGTTACGGGAAATTCCGTACCTATGCAGAACCTATCGGTTCTGATTTGTTTTCGGATAAACCATATGGTCTGGCAGCATTCTCCAGCCGTGGCCCGACACTTGATGGAAGGTACAAACCTGAAGTAGTCGCTCCGGGGACTAATATTCTTTCCACCCGTTCCTCCGCGCAGCTTGGCAATGGCTGGGGGGCTTTCAACAATAGTTATTACTGGTCCGGTGGCACCAGCATGGCGACTCCTCTTGTCGCTGGTATGGCTGCGGTGATGCGGGAATATCTGATGGAAGAAGAAGGAATTACTGATCCCAGTGCAGCATTGCTAAAGACCAGTATCATTCACGGAACAGTTTCGCTTGCGCCCGGACAATATGGAACAGGTTCCTATAAGGAAATAGCGGGAAGTCCTGATTTTGCACAGGGGTGGGGCCGGATTGATCTTGAAGCATCTATTAATTCTGACGAAAGCTGTGAAATCGAATACCACGACATCAAAAGTTCGGCTCCTGCTGATAATTCATATGTGAGGACATTTACATTTGATGTGAATGATGACTCCAAACCTTTTAAGGCCACGCTCGGCTGGACAGATTATCCGGGGTCTACAGTGGCATACGGCGGTCTTGTTAATGATCTTGATCTTCGTGTCCGCAAGCCGGACGGCACATGGGTTTACCCGGATAACGCCGTAGGTTTGAGTTCTTTGACAGGATATGTATATGTTTCTTCGGTTTCAGGTTTTTATGGAGCAGAGGTATGCGGACTGTTGTTTACACCTCCAAGCTACCCATCAACTCTGGAATCGGTAGCTCTTTCCTTTCAAAACGAGAACAGTATTGCTTCAAAAGTTGATATTGTCGTCCACAGTTATGATGGGGCAGTTGGGGATGAACTTTTTAGAAAGTCGTTCGCCTATATTCCTTCAGGGAAATATGCCCTGCCCGTGGGATTGACCGTTTCATCCGGAAATATTGTGGTTGCCGTTGAAAAGACCAACTCTTCTCTAGGTGTTTACTGTAATGGTGAAAATCCTACAGCACGCGGATTGTTCAAAACCGGTGGGGTTTGGCAGGAGGCTTCATTTACACCTGCGATTATAGCCAATTTTCGGACGGTTTCAGCTTCCACCAGTTCAGACAGGATCAATAATACAGAGTCTGTGACCATCGACAATCCTGTTCCCGGAACTTATAAGGTCGAGGTCTCTGCATATAATATCCCTATGGGACCGCAGCCTTATGCCCTTGTCATGAGTGGTATGGTCGGGGATAAACCTTCTGATGGGGATATTGAAATTAATGAAGAGCAACCGGATGCTCCCGTCAGCACTTTTTTAAATAAATCAAGCACAAGCTGTTCTGCTGAAAGTGTGAATGCCGGATACGGCACTTCTATGGAAACTGTATACAGCGCGGAATCAGCGTTCAGCGTGCAGACTGCTGAGTCCGGTACGGTAAGTATTAAATATGCCGTCAGCGGGTTACCTGAAATCAAGGCCCGGGATCTGGAACTGGCCAAGCTGTTCAGCAACGGTACGAACAAGCCTTTCAGCTATGCAAGTTACGAAGATTATACTGACGGCAATTGGTGGCTTTCAGATGTTTCTGGTAATTTTATTGATCCCGTAAATATCTTGAATGCAGATAAGTCATATTATGTAGTCTCGGTAATAAAGGATGGAGGGGACTATGACGCGAATGCCGAAGCCGGTGTGATTGATGACCCGCAGGTTTTAGGGATCGCATCGTCTTCAACAGGGGCTGCAGGATGCACTGTCGGGACCGCTAATGATTTCGGAATGGTCGGTTTGTTGCTGTTCGCTCTTTTTTCAATGTTGCCGAGATGTTTTGCCGAATATCTTTCCCGGAGGGCTTTGCGTAGCCGTAAATAACGGTAATCTCCAGACGAGCTCTTTCCCCTCTCTTTTTCAACTCTTCCTTGTTTTACATTGCGAACTGAGGCATTTTTATAATGATGTAAACCAAAATATCTAAAGGAAGTGAAAATAGTTATGCCCATCACTCCTGACATTATTCTTGTCCTTGCTGTCCTTTTATTAGTTGTGATTTTCTTTGTTTTTGAATGGGTGCGCGTGGATATGGTAGGTATTATGGTCATGGTCAGCCTGCCTTTGCTTGGGCTGGTCACTCCGCAGCAGGCAATAAGTGGATTGAGCAGTAATGCTGTCGTATCCATCATTGCGGTTATCATTATTGGTGCCGGGCTTGATAAGACCGGGGTCATGAATAAGCTGGCCCAGTTTATCCTGAAGTTTGCCGGGCATGATGAGAAGAAGATCACTTCAATGGTTTCTGCAACTGTCGCAGGGATTTCCGGTTTTATGCAGAATATCGGTGCCGCTGCTTTGTTCATGCCTGCGGCGCGTCGCATTTCCATTCAGACCGGTGTTCCGGCTTCCCATATTCTGTTGCCCATGGCTTTCTGTGCCATCATCGGCGGAACGTTGACTCTGGTTGGTTCAAGTCCGCTTATCCTGCTTAATGATCTGCTTACAGTCCGTGGTGTTTCATATGAGCATTTCGGTATGTTCAGTATGACACCTATAGGGATTATTCTGGTCATTTCCGCGTTGCTGTATTTTAATCTTTTTGGGAGGTGGATTCTTCCCTACAGCAAGCCCGGAAAGGTTCGTGGGCCGCTTTCACCGTTGCTGGATCAAACCTATCATAATGTAGGCGACATTTATGAAATGATAATTCCTGCAAATGGTTTCAATGAACAATGTCTTTCCGAATTGCGGATCCGTTCAGATTATGCATGCTCTGTCTTAGCTTCTTATAACCCGGTCACCCACAAAAGAAATGTTGCGCCGCGTCCTGAAGATACACTGTGTCCCGGTGATACTATTGCAGTAATCGGCGAGGAGATATTTATCAAAAGATTGGCTGATGATTTTGGGTGGACATATTCGCATGAGCTGAAAGTTTTTGCAGATGACCTTGGTCCGACAAATTCGGGAATCATGGAAGGGATAGTTTCCCCCCGGTCACAATTAGTCGGCAGGACTGTTGCTGAAATCCAGTTGCGTAAGAAATACGGGGTTGTGCCTCTGGCTGTTTTCAGTGGGCATGAGATGATTATCAGCGATCTTTCAGATCTGGTTGTCAGCGAAGGAACCGCTTTACTTCTGCATGGGAAGTGGAGTGTCTTTCACCAGTTGAAAGACCAGAATGACCTTGTTTTTACCGAACCTGTCCGCGGCGAACCCATGCGTGAGGAAAAGGCTTTATGGGCGCTGGGGTGTCTTTTGGTTTCCCTGTTTATGATTCTGGTGCTGGATATTCAGCTTTCCATCTCGCTGCTGTTCGGTGCAATGGCGATGATTTTAGGCCGTGTACTCACCATTGATGAAGCTTACCGGTCCGTGGACTGGATGACTGTTTTTTTGCTGGCCGGATTGATACCGCTCGGGTTGGCCTTTGAGAATACCGGGGCTGCAAAGATGATTGCAGATATGCTTATGAATGCTGTAGGAGTTCCGTCATCCACGGTACTGCTCATCTGTATCGGGTTGCTTACTTCTTTTTTTACCCTGTTTACTTCCAATGTAGGGGCCACAGTTTTGCTGGTCCCATTATCAATGAACCTTGCCCTTTCCTGCGGGACCGATCCTCGGGTTGCGGCCATGACCGTGGCCCTGGCTGCTTCCAATACTTTTATTCTGCCAACGCATCAGGTTAATGCTTTGGTTATGCGTCCTGCAGGTTTGAAAGCAGTGGATTATCTGCGGGCCGGGGCCGGAATGACGGTTATTTTTATGATTGTGCTGGTGGCGGGGATGCAGGTCTTTTTTTAGGATCTGAATCAGAATGCAGACTAAATAATCAAGCCGCAGTTCATCAGGAACTGCGGCTTTGTTTTTGGTGCCGGTTGTTTCTTAATACATAGCCTGCGGCAGATACAAAA encodes the following:
- a CDS encoding SLC13 family permease produces the protein MPITPDIILVLAVLLLVVIFFVFEWVRVDMVGIMVMVSLPLLGLVTPQQAISGLSSNAVVSIIAVIIIGAGLDKTGVMNKLAQFILKFAGHDEKKITSMVSATVAGISGFMQNIGAAALFMPAARRISIQTGVPASHILLPMAFCAIIGGTLTLVGSSPLILLNDLLTVRGVSYEHFGMFSMTPIGIILVISALLYFNLFGRWILPYSKPGKVRGPLSPLLDQTYHNVGDIYEMIIPANGFNEQCLSELRIRSDYACSVLASYNPVTHKRNVAPRPEDTLCPGDTIAVIGEEIFIKRLADDFGWTYSHELKVFADDLGPTNSGIMEGIVSPRSQLVGRTVAEIQLRKKYGVVPLAVFSGHEMIISDLSDLVVSEGTALLLHGKWSVFHQLKDQNDLVFTEPVRGEPMREEKALWALGCLLVSLFMILVLDIQLSISLLFGAMAMILGRVLTIDEAYRSVDWMTVFLLAGLIPLGLAFENTGAAKMIADMLMNAVGVPSSTVLLICIGLLTSFFTLFTSNVGATVLLVPLSMNLALSCGTDPRVAAMTVALAASNTFILPTHQVNALVMRPAGLKAVDYLRAGAGMTVIFMIVLVAGMQVFF
- a CDS encoding S8 family serine peptidase, with the translated sequence MSLTTPSAASQTSEPSAQLYFHDRQVDPLKGELVLKLLPESDEGSDISSDSSASTMSFARTLTRLFSFSLQTEVEEYDYYVVQFNGPVQEEWKNSLTELGAVFYDYIPQYAFIVKLGTSKVDSVERLGSVRWIGEYDPDLKLSGRVFDIAPYDLEKDEGQVKLRVLAFPDEDSTSLLGSIRSAGGTVDSVNSSAWGISVGVSISVEKIEKLKDIKGVKWIEKAPEHRAENNISTGIIEARFEQEKTWPVSGSKLFGKGQLVAICDSGIDTGDPASINDDFSDGQGNSRVSNTVFDKASKKDYSGHGTHVAGIVAGNGLASGSSPQSEFFPSTCYAGIAPEAELYFQSVGAEDGSSQLPGIPSDLSQLFQPAYDAGARIHSNSWGTAGAGEYDSESVSVDRFMWDNKDFLVLYAVGNAGYDKDMDGVIDPYCIDSPATAKNCLSVGASESYRKGAGEGFFSVGYGKFRTYAEPIGSDLFSDKPYGLAAFSSRGPTLDGRYKPEVVAPGTNILSTRSSAQLGNGWGAFNNSYYWSGGTSMATPLVAGMAAVMREYLMEEEGITDPSAALLKTSIIHGTVSLAPGQYGTGSYKEIAGSPDFAQGWGRIDLEASINSDESCEIEYHDIKSSAPADNSYVRTFTFDVNDDSKPFKATLGWTDYPGSTVAYGGLVNDLDLRVRKPDGTWVYPDNAVGLSSLTGYVYVSSVSGFYGAEVCGLLFTPPSYPSTLESVALSFQNENSIASKVDIVVHSYDGAVGDELFRKSFAYIPSGKYALPVGLTVSSGNIVVAVEKTNSSLGVYCNGENPTARGLFKTGGVWQEASFTPAIIANFRTVSASTSSDRINNTESVTIDNPVPGTYKVEVSAYNIPMGPQPYALVMSGMVGDKPSDGDIEINEEQPDAPVSTFLNKSSTSCSAESVNAGYGTSMETVYSAESAFSVQTAESGTVSIKYAVSGLPEIKARDLELAKLFSNGTNKPFSYASYEDYTDGNWWLSDVSGNFIDPVNILNADKSYYVVSVIKDGGDYDANAEAGVIDDPQVLGIASSSTGAAGCTVGTANDFGMVGLLLFALFSMLPRCFAEYLSRRALRSRK